Proteins found in one Paenibacillus dendritiformis genomic segment:
- a CDS encoding TetR/AcrR family transcriptional regulator — translation MSVKRGDPMSPRTKEQNERMRAARMQLIRQAAFDVYLDRGIHRAEMNEIAKRAGVARASVYYYYQDKWELFRLLFLDFIEQSRQWAARTLDTTEAPTARLQRHARFYMQRAAEDPSFVRLTRSIEEDLPAVFGEHATEQRDLLRLRPSLVRAFREGMTAGLLRRSDPSLAADLYWGGLLGAMANLSGRQTAREELEALVNEAVELLCGGMIHRPKEMTPPNAIMHRLDEGGNS, via the coding sequence ATGTCAGTGAAACGGGGTGATCCGATGTCGCCGCGAACCAAGGAACAGAACGAGCGAATGCGGGCCGCGCGCATGCAGCTCATTCGCCAGGCCGCATTCGACGTCTATCTTGACCGGGGCATCCACCGCGCCGAGATGAATGAGATCGCGAAGCGGGCCGGCGTCGCCCGAGCTTCTGTCTACTATTATTATCAGGATAAATGGGAGCTGTTCCGGCTTCTCTTTCTCGACTTCATCGAGCAAAGCCGGCAATGGGCCGCACGGACGCTGGACACGACGGAAGCGCCAACCGCGCGTCTGCAGCGCCATGCCCGCTTCTATATGCAGCGTGCGGCGGAAGATCCGTCGTTCGTTCGGCTAACTCGCAGCATCGAAGAAGATCTGCCTGCCGTCTTCGGCGAGCATGCCACGGAGCAGCGGGATCTTCTCCGGCTTCGCCCCTCTCTTGTCCGTGCGTTCCGGGAGGGCATGACAGCCGGGCTCCTGCGCCGATCCGACCCGTCCCTGGCCGCCGATCTGTACTGGGGAGGCCTCCTCGGCGCGATGGCGAACCTGTCTGGCCGGCAGACTGCCCGAGAGGAACTGGAGGCCCTAGTGAATGAAGCGGTAGAGCTGTTATGCGGCGGAATGATACATAGGCCCAAGGAAATGACACCACCAAACGCCATAATGCATAGGCTCGATGAAGGAGGCAATTCATGA
- a CDS encoding helix-turn-helix domain-containing protein gives MTESEEAAAVAKRSRFHFCRTFKQTTGRTFIEFLNQYRIDKAVELIAETERNITHIAEKVGFGSVNYFSRLFRKYKHMSPAQCRRQARNVTLRS, from the coding sequence ATGACGGAGAGCGAGGAGGCCGCTGCCGTCGCGAAGAGGAGCAGATTTCATTTCTGCCGGACTTTCAAGCAGACAACGGGTCGGACATTTATCGAATTTCTGAATCAATACCGCATTGACAAGGCCGTGGAATTGATTGCCGAGACCGAACGGAACATTACACATATCGCTGAAAAAGTCGGCTTCGGCAGCGTCAATTACTTCAGCAGATTGTTCCGTAAATACAAGCACATGTCTCCGGCGCAATGCCGCCGCCAGGCACGGAATGTCACACTCCGTTCATAA
- a CDS encoding 6-phosphogluconate dehydrogenase: protein MYPTRTKEVLVATFLFSAAMLHVALMTEQTVPVLFFLQMAALAVLIGSLCAEVCVRMKKRTADIRAESDSITIQGKSIAADEVEEIVVKGYRQAAVGIRLKGETSIPGYCCFRFPGMENGGMNELTRWAERHRIPVKQGYFMTWL, encoded by the coding sequence ATGTATCCGACAAGGACGAAGGAAGTGCTTGTGGCAACCTTCCTGTTCAGTGCAGCGATGCTGCACGTCGCGTTGATGACCGAACAGACTGTGCCTGTGCTGTTCTTCCTGCAAATGGCAGCCTTGGCGGTGCTCATTGGATCGCTGTGCGCGGAAGTATGCGTGCGAATGAAGAAGCGGACGGCAGACATTCGGGCGGAATCGGATTCCATTACGATTCAGGGAAAGTCCATTGCCGCGGATGAAGTGGAAGAGATCGTGGTGAAGGGGTATCGACAAGCCGCTGTAGGCATCCGGCTGAAGGGGGAGACCTCCATACCGGGCTATTGCTGCTTCCGGTTCCCGGGAATGGAGAACGGCGGCATGAACGAATTGACCCGTTGGGCCGAACGTCATCGCATCCCGGTGAAGCAGGGCTATTTCATGACCTGGCTGTAG
- a CDS encoding elongation factor G — translation MKTINIGIVAHVDAGKTSLTERLLYETKVIRELGGVDSGSTQTDSLELERRRGITIKASVVSFIVNEVKINLIDTPGHADFIAEVERAFGVLDGAVLVLSAVEGIQAQTKLLMAVLEKLAIPVILFVNKIDRSGAQPEAVFEAVRQRLSRSAIPLYGTVQAGTRQADIVKKQCGKENPEFYAQCIELAADHDEQLLASYVYGGEISRFRIEETLTRLIREARVYPILAGSAMTGIGINELLEAITRFIPAPQPSADAPLSGAVFKIKRASSGEKIAYIRVFSGSFGVRQTIQVNRKQDDGQIEAACYKVKRIQIFDRGRTADAASAGAGEFCKVWGLKEVRIGDVIGTWSERIRELRVAAPQMESRIEAVPKSGDHALYQALMNMAEEDPLIHLWRDEHHRETYIRLFGEVQKEVIEATLKEAYQLDVRFAETRIVCIEKPRGTGKAVEFMGAEGNPFYATVGFRIDPGEAGSGVTYRLEVELGSLPLAFQAAIEDTVYATLRQGLYGWEVTDIAVTLTHTGYASPVTVAADFRKLVPLVLMEALSRAGTDVYEPIHEYELTIPAGSISSAMHRLAGLQAVMKEPVMSGDTCLLTGTIPVKTAETFKRSLHAITEGEGVFIARPCGFIRMESGYPVRKRSDYNPLNRKDYLLHVLRAY, via the coding sequence ATGAAAACAATCAATATCGGGATCGTCGCCCATGTCGACGCAGGCAAGACGAGCCTGACTGAACGATTATTGTATGAGACGAAGGTGATCCGGGAGCTGGGCGGCGTCGATTCGGGCAGCACGCAGACAGACTCCCTGGAGCTGGAGCGAAGAAGAGGGATTACGATCAAGGCGTCGGTCGTCTCTTTTATAGTCAACGAGGTTAAGATCAATCTGATCGATACGCCCGGCCATGCCGACTTCATCGCCGAGGTGGAGCGGGCCTTCGGGGTGTTGGACGGAGCGGTTCTCGTCCTGTCGGCGGTGGAGGGCATTCAGGCGCAGACGAAGCTGTTGATGGCGGTGCTCGAGAAGCTGGCCATTCCGGTCATCCTGTTCGTGAACAAAATCGATCGGAGCGGCGCGCAGCCTGAGGCGGTCTTCGAGGCGGTTCGCCAACGGCTGTCCCGCAGCGCTATTCCGCTGTACGGGACCGTGCAAGCGGGGACGAGGCAGGCCGATATCGTCAAAAAACAATGCGGCAAGGAGAATCCGGAATTCTATGCGCAATGCATCGAGCTGGCGGCCGACCATGATGAACAACTGCTCGCTTCCTATGTGTACGGCGGCGAGATAAGCCGCTTCCGAATCGAGGAGACGCTGACCCGTCTGATCCGGGAGGCTCGCGTATACCCGATCCTGGCGGGTTCCGCCATGACCGGAATCGGCATCAACGAGCTGCTGGAAGCCATCACCCGATTCATTCCGGCACCGCAGCCATCCGCAGATGCGCCATTATCCGGAGCCGTGTTCAAGATCAAACGCGCATCCTCCGGCGAGAAAATCGCCTATATCCGCGTCTTCAGCGGAAGCTTCGGCGTCAGACAGACGATTCAAGTGAACCGGAAGCAGGATGACGGACAGATTGAGGCAGCTTGCTATAAGGTCAAGCGAATTCAGATCTTCGATCGCGGACGGACGGCCGACGCGGCGAGCGCCGGAGCAGGAGAATTTTGCAAAGTATGGGGCTTGAAGGAGGTCCGAATCGGCGACGTCATCGGAACCTGGTCGGAGCGGATTCGAGAGCTTCGCGTCGCTGCGCCGCAGATGGAATCGCGCATCGAGGCGGTTCCGAAGAGCGGAGATCATGCGCTGTACCAAGCCTTGATGAATATGGCGGAGGAAGATCCGCTCATCCATCTTTGGCGGGATGAGCATCATCGGGAGACGTATATTCGCCTGTTCGGCGAAGTGCAAAAAGAAGTAATCGAAGCGACGCTCAAGGAAGCTTATCAGTTGGACGTTCGCTTCGCGGAGACGCGGATCGTCTGCATCGAGAAGCCGCGAGGGACAGGGAAGGCTGTGGAATTCATGGGTGCGGAAGGGAATCCGTTCTATGCCACGGTCGGCTTCCGAATCGATCCGGGCGAGGCCGGAAGCGGCGTGACCTATCGCCTGGAGGTGGAGCTGGGGTCGCTGCCGCTCGCGTTTCAGGCGGCCATTGAGGATACGGTGTATGCCACGCTGCGCCAAGGCTTGTACGGCTGGGAAGTGACCGACATAGCCGTCACCTTGACCCATACCGGATATGCCAGTCCGGTTACCGTAGCCGCCGATTTCAGGAAGCTGGTGCCGCTCGTGCTGATGGAGGCGTTGTCCCGGGCCGGAACGGATGTGTATGAGCCGATCCATGAATATGAGCTTACCATTCCTGCTGGCAGCATCAGCTCCGCCATGCACCGCTTGGCTGGCTTGCAGGCGGTGATGAAGGAGCCGGTTATGTCCGGCGATACCTGTCTGCTGACCGGAACGATCCCGGTCAAGACGGCGGAGACATTCAAGCGCAGTCTCCATGCGATTACGGAAGGGGAGGGCGTGTTCATCGCGCGGCCGTGCGGCTTCATCCGGATGGAATCCGGGTATCCGGTGCGGAAGCGGTCCGACTATAATCCACTGAACCGCAAGGACTATCTTCTTCACGTGCTGCGCGCATACTAG